In Nonomuraea sp. NBC_00507, the following are encoded in one genomic region:
- a CDS encoding IclR family transcriptional regulator, with protein sequence MSVQSVERALDVLEALAAHGGEAGLSEIAARTGLPYGTIHRLLQTLLARGYVRQESDRRYALGGGLVRLGGIAESMVGVWAQPYLTKMVELSGETANLAVLEGDFVVYVAQVPSPRRLRMFAEVGRRVLPHSTAVGKVLLAGRPNGEAVAVFERTGMPRRTPNTIIDVTGMLAELDVVRARGYAMDLGEEELGVHCLAVPVWDGNRVVAAMSVSGPAERIDARDRDELAEGLRKIALDFGNELSPPS encoded by the coding sequence GTGAGTGTCCAGTCAGTTGAGCGGGCGCTCGATGTGCTGGAGGCGCTGGCCGCGCATGGCGGCGAGGCCGGACTGTCGGAGATCGCGGCCAGGACCGGGCTGCCGTACGGCACCATTCACCGGCTGCTGCAGACCCTGCTCGCGCGCGGCTACGTGCGTCAGGAATCCGACAGAAGGTACGCCCTGGGCGGCGGCCTGGTGCGGCTCGGCGGCATCGCGGAGAGCATGGTGGGCGTGTGGGCGCAGCCGTACCTGACGAAGATGGTCGAGCTGTCCGGCGAGACCGCGAACCTGGCCGTGCTCGAAGGAGACTTCGTCGTCTACGTGGCGCAGGTGCCCTCGCCGCGGAGGCTGCGCATGTTCGCCGAGGTCGGCAGGCGGGTGCTGCCGCACAGCACCGCCGTGGGCAAGGTGCTGCTGGCGGGGCGGCCCAACGGCGAAGCGGTCGCCGTGTTCGAGCGGACCGGCATGCCGCGCCGCACCCCCAACACGATCATCGACGTCACCGGCATGCTCGCCGAGCTCGACGTGGTCAGGGCCCGCGGCTACGCCATGGACCTGGGCGAGGAGGAGCTGGGCGTGCACTGCCTGGCCGTGCCTGTGTGGGACGGCAACCGGGTGGTGGCCGCGATGTCGGTGTCGGGGCCCGCCGAACGCATCGACGCGCGGGACCGCGACGAGCTGGCCGAGGGCCTGCGCAAGATCGCCCTGGACTTCGGCAACGAGCTCAGCCCTCCGTCTTAG
- a CDS encoding DUF2277 domain-containing protein, with amino-acid sequence MCRSIKTLRPPFTESVTEEDVRAAALQYVRKISGFRAPAAHNAEAFDRAVETITRASEELLAALQVRGSR; translated from the coding sequence ATGTGTAGGAGCATCAAGACCCTGCGTCCCCCGTTCACCGAGAGCGTGACCGAGGAGGACGTGCGCGCGGCCGCGCTGCAGTACGTCAGGAAGATCTCCGGCTTCCGCGCGCCGGCGGCGCACAACGCCGAGGCGTTCGACCGGGCCGTCGAGACGATCACCCGGGCGTCGGAGGAGCTGCTGGCGGCGCTTCAAGTTCGTGGATCTCGTTGA
- a CDS encoding response regulator transcription factor → MADILLIEDDVAIRTALGRGLRELGHAVSSSPTELDGLRLAVQDRPDLIVLDLGLPDLDGVELLRMLRAVSRVPVIVATARDGDAEMVPVLDAGADDYVVKPYSAAQLDARVRAVLRRAGGSAPEPLAVGALRVDPRARTATLDGTPLDLTPREFDVLHYLAARPGEVVTKRELLTEVWQLPYGGADKTVDVHLSWLRRKLGETAADPRYLHTVRGVGVKLVDPS, encoded by the coding sequence ATGGCTGACATCCTGCTCATCGAGGACGACGTGGCGATCCGTACGGCGCTCGGCCGGGGGCTGCGGGAGCTGGGCCATGCCGTCTCCTCCTCGCCGACGGAGCTGGACGGACTGCGGCTGGCCGTGCAGGACCGGCCCGACCTGATCGTGCTCGACCTGGGGCTGCCCGACCTGGACGGGGTGGAGCTGCTGCGGATGTTGCGGGCGGTCAGCCGCGTGCCCGTCATCGTCGCCACGGCACGCGACGGCGACGCCGAAATGGTGCCTGTGCTGGACGCGGGGGCCGACGACTATGTGGTCAAGCCGTACAGCGCGGCGCAGCTGGACGCGCGGGTCCGGGCCGTGCTGCGGCGGGCGGGCGGGTCGGCGCCCGAGCCGCTCGCGGTGGGGGCGCTGCGGGTGGACCCGCGGGCGCGTACCGCCACGCTGGACGGCACGCCGCTGGATCTGACGCCGCGCGAGTTCGACGTGCTGCACTATCTCGCCGCCCGGCCCGGCGAAGTGGTCACCAAGCGGGAGCTGCTGACGGAGGTGTGGCAGCTGCCGTACGGGGGCGCGGACAAAACCGTGGACGTGCACCTGTCGTGGCTGCGCAGGAAGCTCGGCGAGACCGCCGCCGACCCTCGTTATCTGCACACGGTCCGCGGCGTCGGGGTCAAACTGGTCGATCCGTCATGA